The DNA region GGTAAAATTAAAATTTGGACTGAGCTTGCTGGAAAAGATACAAGTACTGAAAGAATTCGCCATTACATACAAAATTCACTCAATGAAAAATCTAATGTAGCTCAAAAAGCCACAAAACTAGCCGATAAGTTAGTGCCTATAACTTTAAGTTTGGCTGGATTATCATACTTTATAAATAGAAATATGACAAGTGTAGCTTCGGTTTTACAAGCTGATTATTCGTGTGCTTTAAAGCTTGCTACTCCAGTAGCTTTTAAATCAAGCATAAGTAAAGCTGGAAATAACGGTATGCTTATAAAAGGTGCTAAATCATTAGAAGAGCTAGCTAGTGCAGATACTTTTGTTTTTGACAAAACAGGAACCATTACAAGAGGAATTTTAGAAGTTATTGACATTATAAGCTTTGATAAAGACTGGAAAAAAGATGATATTTTAAATCTTGCAGCAAGTGCTGAAGAGCACTATTTTCATCCAATTGCAGAAGCTGTTGTAAGTGCGGCAGAGAAAAAAGGATTTAAGCATATGCATCATGGAGAAGTTGAGTTTATTGTAGCACATGGACTTAAAACACATTTTCATGGCAAAGAAGTAGTTATCGGAAATAGACATTTTTTAGAAGATGATGAAAATATTTCATTTAAAGCTCACGATACAAAGATAAGAAATGAACTAAAAGATGGAAATACACTTTTATATATTGGCTATGATAAAAAGCTTCTAGGAATTATTGTTATGAAAGATGAAATTCGCTCAAACGCTAAAAAAACTATTAAAAAGTTAAAAGAACTTGGCGTTAAAGAAGTGATTATGCTAACAGGAGATATTGAAACAAAAGCAAAAGAAGTTGCAGATTTATTGGGTATTGATAAAGTATATGCAAATATGCTTCCAACTTCAAAAGCAGAAGTTATAGATACTCTTGTAAAAGAAGGTAAAAAAGTTGTATTTTGTGGTGATGGGATAAACGATGCACCATCTTTAACAAAAGCAAATGTTGGAATAAGCATGAAAAGAGGTGCTGATATAGCAAGGGCAGTTGCTGATATTAGTCTTTTAAAAGATGATATTTATGCAGTTGCTCGACTAAAAGAGTTAGCAAATGAAACTTTAAAACTAGTTGATAAAAATTTTAATGCCACAGTTTTAATAAACTCAGCGATACTTTTAGGTGCAACTTTAGGAAAATTAAGTCCTATTTCAACAGCGGTTTTACATAATGGAACAACGATAGGACTTCTTTTAAATTCAATGAAGGGTGTGAAAATTCAGTAATAAAACAGCTTTAGTATGATATAATGACATTTATTATCATTACAAGGAAATTAAATGCCATTTTTTATACTAAATGCAGTTTTATTTACTGCGACAACGGTGATGACTTATGATACAATCTCAAAAGCAAAAACAAAATTTGATAGAAAAAGAAGACGAAAGCTTGAAAAAAGCAAAAACAGAGATTAAAAAACCTTTTTTAGATGATATGAGCAAGAAAGAGCTTGCTAAAATTGGTCTTAGTGTCTCAATGGGACTTACTGTGTTAAGTGCATTTTCATTAAGAAGTAGATTTTCTAAAAATTTACATGTTATTTCTGGAGCTTTAATGGTTGGGTTTGCATTTTATCACAATTCACTCTATGATAATAAAACTCCTGCAAAAAAAGATTAATAACCTATTTTGGCTATAATTTAGTTAATTTAACCGCATTTGTAGTTAAATTAAAGGAGAGAAAATGACATTAGTAGTTTATTTTAGTGCAACTGGAAATACTGCAAATTTAGCTAAAAAAATTAGCAAAATAACAAATGGTGAAATTTATGAAATAAAACCAAAAGTACCTTACATAGACAAAGATCTGGATTGGTGGGATGATAAATGCAGGGCAAATACCGAAATGAGAGAAAATTTACGCCCTGAAATTTTGGGTGAAATTGACATTTCTAAATTTGATACTATTTTTTAGGATTTCCGATTTGGCGGTATAAAGCCCCGGTTATTATAAATTCTTTTTTAGAAAAATATGATTTTAATGGCAAGATCATAATCCTATTTGTAACTTCTGGAAGCAGTTCGTATGGTGATACAAATTTAGCACTTTTAAACTCTTGCAAAGGCGGGGTTTTAAAAAATGGCGTTAGATTTGATGCAAATATCAGTCAAAACGAGCTTGAAAAATGGGTAAAAAACTCACTTAATAAATAAAAAAATAAATTTATCAAAAACGCTTGAAATCTCTTGCAAAATTAATGTTTTTTTGATATAGTTGCGAAATTTTATTTTTAGGAGAATGTTTATGACTTATGATGAGTTAGAGCTTGAAGCTTATCTTTTAGAGATTTTAGAAGAATATAAGAACTTTGATAATATGGACGATGAGGAACTATACGAACTTATGAGCAATGTTGCAAGCTATATGGATGATGATTATGAAGAAGCTTATGAGTATGTAACGCAGTTTGGACCAATTGACAAAAAAAGAATTTTAGCTCTTGATTTACCAAGATAAAAAAGCGATTTATTGAGTTTCTATCATAACAGCTGCGATGGCAAAACCTCCATCGTGGCTTATGCTAAGATTTGAGTCTTTTATTTTAAATTTGGTTTTTATTTCATCTTTAAATTTTATAAGAGGAGCGTTTTTATCACTTTTATAAATTTCAATATCTAAAAACGAAAATTCATTTCCAATCCCAACACCAAGAGCTTTTGAAACAGCTTCTTTTGCGGCAAAAAACCCCGCTAAGGTTTCATCACTTTTTACTAAGCTTATTTCACTGTCGTTTAAAACTCTTTTTAGAAATTTCAATCCATATTTTTCTTTTAAATTTGAAATTCTTTTTATGCTTACTATATCAACTCCAAGCATTTTACTCCTTTTATAAACATAGTTTATTATCTCTAAATTTAGCTTGAAATTTACTAAAATTATATTTATATATTGACAATAATTTTCAAATTTGTTACAATTGAAATCTAAATTTAACTTTAATGGAGAAAAATATGAAAAAATTTGCAACTTTTGTTTTATTGGCTTGCTTAAGCTCATCACTTTTAGCTCACGATCTTTGGGTTTGGGGAGAAAATAATGGTGATAAATTCGGTGCTGATTTAATTTATGGACATGATTTTCCAAATCCTGAAAAAATAGCTGATGAAAGAACTGTTTTGTTTGATAATGTCAAGGTTATATCAAATGAAGGTGAACAAATTTTATCCCAAGCTGGTGAAAACTATCACTTTGAGGGAAAATCTTTAAAAGATGGAGTTTATATCATAAATGCTTACTATAAACCAACTCCTTGGATACAAAAAAGTGATGGAAGTTGGGATATGAATAAAACTAGAAAAGATACCAATGACGCGGTTAAATATTGTGGTGTTTCTACAATGCAAAGCAAAGCTTTAATTAAATTAGGCGATTCAAAAGATTCAAAAATTATAACAAAACCTTTAAAAAGAGGCTTAGAGTTTTTACCACTTTTTGACAGCGTTGATGAGATAAAAGAAGGTAATCTTATCAAATTTAAACTTATGCTAAATGGAAATTCGGTTAAAAATGCTTCTGTTTATGCAAGTTATGGTGGTTATGCAACTAATGATATGGCTCAAGCTGGATATGCAAAAACAGATCTTGATGGCAATTTTGAATTTCGCCCACTTAAAAAAGGACTTTGGTATTTAAAAGCCACAGTAAATACAAACTCAAATAATAAAGATTGTGAGATAAATAACGATAAAGCAACAATTGTTTTTGAGGTTAAATAAATTTTTAAGATTTAGCCCTAAATTTAGGGCTAAATATAATTTTTAAACTATAAATTTAGCAAAAAATTTATAGTTTAAATTTTTAAGGATGCTTTATAATAAATCTAATTGTTGGGCCATCTTGCTCTACACTTAAAACTTCAAAACCACGATTTTTAGCATCGTATGGAATTGAATTTATACTTTGTGGGCAATCACAAATTAGCTCTAAAACTTCACCTTTTTTTAAATTTGGCAAAGCATCAATTAAGGCAATTGCTGGCAGAGGACATGCTTCACCTTGTAAATCAAGTGTATAAGTTACTTTGCCATCATAAAAACTACTCATTTAAAAACTCCTATTTTTGAAAAAATCTCTTTGATAAATATAAGCTAAAAATCCCATAACTCCAAATAAGGCTAAATTTAATACAAGACCACCAAATGAGCCAAAAGTTTCTAGCATATTTATTTTTACGCCTGATTTTATAAAACTTGGAATAGCATCATAACTTAATGCTAAAATCATAGTTCCTATAAAATTTGCAATTCCAACTATTATAAAATGCACTTGTCCTTCAAATGCTCTATACATCCAACCACATTCACAACCTCCGGCAAATACTATGCCAAAACCAAATAAAAACCCTCCAATTATAACTCCAAGTGAGATTTCAACGAGTTTGACGCTGTGACCGTTTAGAAC from Campylobacter ureolyticus includes:
- a CDS encoding heavy metal translocating P-type ATPase — its product is MQKQKLKQDNNIEFEIFHKSKNRVRFLQPELSLNSDIKAYKDAILKLDNVTNARVNKTIKSVTVNFENVDLDKLLGEISKLEIPVLENESDDISKAEIIKSLISLGLTPIVKNKDINTLISLFASYPLLKDGLSELLKSGLTSKVLEAMAVGISLSRKDLLAANSTNLMLNIGEYIEESTTHKSDDLIKALAKPAIKEAWVEVNKNGKKTLVKTKTEDIKVGDIVVVGSGESIAIDGYVLEGNASVNEASMTGEAEAIAKKHGDRVMSGTVVEDGKIKIWTELAGKDTSTERIRHYIQNSLNEKSNVAQKATKLADKLVPITLSLAGLSYFINRNMTSVASVLQADYSCALKLATPVAFKSSISKAGNNGMLIKGAKSLEELASADTFVFDKTGTITRGILEVIDIISFDKDWKKDDILNLAASAEEHYFHPIAEAVVSAAEKKGFKHMHHGEVEFIVAHGLKTHFHGKEVVIGNRHFLEDDENISFKAHDTKIRNELKDGNTLLYIGYDKKLLGIIVMKDEIRSNAKKTIKKLKELGVKEVIMLTGDIETKAKEVADLLGIDKVYANMLPTSKAEVIDTLVKEGKKVVFCGDGINDAPSLTKANVGISMKRGADIARAVADISLLKDDIYAVARLKELANETLKLVDKNFNATVLINSAILLGATLGKLSPISTAVLHNGTTIGLLLNSMKGVKIQ
- the acpS gene encoding holo-ACP synthase; its protein translation is MLGVDIVSIKRISNLKEKYGLKFLKRVLNDSEISLVKSDETLAGFFAAKEAVSKALGVGIGNEFSFLDIEIYKSDKNAPLIKFKDEIKTKFKIKDSNLSISHDGGFAIAAVMIETQ
- a CDS encoding DUF4198 domain-containing protein produces the protein MKKFATFVLLACLSSSLLAHDLWVWGENNGDKFGADLIYGHDFPNPEKIADERTVLFDNVKVISNEGEQILSQAGENYHFEGKSLKDGVYIINAYYKPTPWIQKSDGSWDMNKTRKDTNDAVKYCGVSTMQSKALIKLGDSKDSKIITKPLKRGLEFLPLFDSVDEIKEGNLIKFKLMLNGNSVKNASVYASYGGYATNDMAQAGYAKTDLDGNFEFRPLKKGLWYLKATVNTNSNNKDCEINNDKATIVFEVK
- the yedF gene encoding sulfurtransferase-like selenium metabolism protein YedF yields the protein MSSFYDGKVTYTLDLQGEACPLPAIALIDALPNLKKGEVLELICDCPQSINSIPYDAKNRGFEVLSVEQDGPTIRFIIKHP